TGAAGGCCCAGCTTGGCCCCACGGACATGCGCCTTTTCATCCAGTACGCCCTCACCTACCCGGAGCGGGCGGAAACCTCCCTCAAGGACCTCCCCATCCCCGGGGTCCTGGAGTTTTTGGAGCCGGACCTCGAGCGCTTCCCTGCCCTGGCCGTGGCCTACGAGGCGGGAAGGCTTGGGGGCGTGGCCCAGGTGGCCGTTTCCGCCGCGGACGAGGTGGCGGTGGAGGCTTTTCTCCAGGGCCGGATCCCCTTCACCCGCATCCCGGAAGTGTTGGCCAGGGTCCTGGAAAACACCCCCGAAGAACCCCTAACATGGGATAGCCTCTTCGCCGTGGACGCCTGGGCCCGGGAGGAGGCCAAGAGGTGGGCATGAGCCTGATCTGGTTCCTGATCATCATCGGCGTTAGCATCTTCGTGCACGAGCTGGGCCACTACCTAGCCGCCAGGGCCCAGGGGGTTCGGGTCAAGGCCTTCAGCGTGGGCTTCGGCCCGGTCCTCTTTCGGAGGTCGGCCTGGGGCACGGAGTGGCGCCTCTCCGCCATTCCCTTGGGGGGCTATGCGGACATCGAGGGCCTCCTCCCCGAGGAGCGGGGCCGGGGATACGACGCCCTGCCCTTCCTAGGCAAGCTCTTGGTCCTGGTGGCGGGGGTGGCGATGAACGTGGTCCTGGCCTGGGGCCTCCTCGCCTACCTGTTCAGCGCCCAGGGGGTGCCGGAGGCGACGGGGCGGGCGGTGATCCTGGAGGTCCTACCCGGGAGCGTCGCCGAAGGCGCAGGGCTAAGGCCCGGGGACATCCTCCTGGCGGTGGACGGAAAGCCCCTAGAACGCCCCCAGGAGATCGAGCGCCTCAAGGTCCCCGGCCTCCGCACCTTCACCGTGCTGCGGGAGGGGCAGGAGGTGGCCCTGGAGCTCAACTGGCAGGCGGGGATGGAAAGGCTGGGGGTGGTCTACCAACCGGAGGTGACCTTCCGCGAGACCAGCTTTCTCTCAGGGCTGGCCTTAGCGGTAGGCCGCACCCTGGCCTTCGGCCCGGAGCTGGTCCGGGCCCTAGTGGGGGGGCTCTTAGGGGTGCTGGCGGGGCGCGAGGACTCGGGGGTGATAGGCCCCGTGGGCATCGTGGCTGAGACAGGGCGAGCAGCCCAGGAGGGGATCTTCCGCCTCCTTGAGCTCACCGTGGCCATCAACCTCTCCCTGGCCCTCTTCAACCTCCTGCCCATCCCTGCCCTGGACGGGGGGCGGATCCTCCTCCTCTTCCTCTCCCGTCTCTTCCGCATCCGCCCGGAGCAGGAGGCCCTGGTGCACTACCTGGGCTTCCTCTTCCTCATCTTCCTGGTCCTCCTGGTCACCCTGCAGGATCTGAGGCGGCTCTTGGGAGGCTGATGGAGGCTACGGTCCTCATCCCTGCCTACAACGAGGAGAGCACCATCGCAGGGGTGGTGCGGGTGGCCAAGGAGGCGGGCTTTCCCGTGGTGGTGGCGGACGACGGCTCCCTGGACCGCACCGCGGAGGAGGCGGAGAAGGCCCAGGCCCAGGTGATCCGCCTTCCCGGGAACCGCGGCAAGGGTGGGGCCATCGCCGAGGGGCTCAAGGCGGTGAGGACCCCCTTGGTCCTCCTGCTGGACGCGGACCTTCTGGGGCTTAGGGCGGAGCACCTCCAGGCCCTCGTCCTGCCCGTGGCCAGGGGGGAAGCGGAGATGGCCGTAGGGGTGTTCAGGGGAGGGCGGCCCTCCACGGACTTGGCCATGCGTTTCGCCCCTTTCCTTTCGGGGCAACGGGCCCTGCGCACCGAGGACCTGCGGGGCGTGCCCGGCCTGGAAAGGGCCCGCTACGATCTGGAGCTCCTCCTCACCCGTCACGCCCGGGCAAGGGGCTGGCGGGTGCGCTACCTGCCCCTTTCCGGGGTGAGCCAGGTGATGAAGGAGGAGAAGCGGGGCTTCCTAAGGGGCTTCCTCCACCGCCTGCGCATGTACGGGGAGCTCCTCCGCTACCGCCTCAAGGCAAGGTGAAGCGGAGGAGCTCCACCCAAGCCTCCCCCGCGCGGTAGGCCACCACCCCCAGACCCGGGACCAAGTAGATCTCCTTGAGGTCGGTCCCCCCCCTCTCCGTGGTGTAGGCCACCCGCACCCGGTAGGCGTTGAAGGCCCCCGCCCTGGTCCTGACCCCCTCGAGGCCCTCCACCCGGGCGGAAAGGGCCACCCTTTGGCCCTGGAACCGGGCGCTCCCCCCCCAGGCCACCCCGGGGCCTAGCTGGGCGGGATAGAGGAGGAGGGGCGGGGCGAAGGGAAAGTACCCCTCGGGAAGGCCTACCCCCAGGAGATGGAGCCCCTCCGGGCCTGCCTTGAGCTGGTCCTCCCGAAAGACCCGGCCCTCCCTCAGGTAGCGGAGGCGGTAGCCCTCGGGGGTGGGTGAAAGCTCCTGCAGGGTGCCGTCCGAGTAGGCGTACCGCCCGCCCCCCTTGGGGAAGACCTGGGCCAGGGCCAGGGGGAGGAGAAGGAGAAGGGCCACAAGCCGCCTCATAACCCAGAACCCCTCCCGAACCCCCCAGGCCCAGGCTTGGGACAGGCCGGCATCACTCCGCCTCCCCCAGCTCGTGCCCCCGCCTGGTGGCCGCCTCCACCGCCTCGTAGAAGGCGGCCCTGAGGGCCCGGGCCTCGAGGGCGTGGAGGCCGTGGATGGTGGTGCCTCCGGGGCTCGCCACCTCGTCCTTGAGCTCCGCGGGGTGGCGGCCCTTGAGGAGCTCCCCCGTGGCCGCCATGGCCTCCGCCGCCAGGCGCAGGGCCAGGCCCCGGGGCATCCCCATCTTGACCCCGGCGTCCGCCAGGGCCTCGGCCACGAGCGCCAGGTAGGCGGGAGCGGAGGCGGACATGGCGGTGAAGGGGTCAAAGAGGTGCTCGGGGATCTCGTACACGCCCCCCACGGTGGCGAAGAGGGCCCGGGCGAAGTCTAGGTCGCCCGCCTCCTTGGCCTCCCTTGGGGCGGTGAGGGCGGTGGAGCTCTCCCCGATGGCCGCCGCCAGGTTGGGCATGGCCCGCACCACCCGCCGGGTGGAGAGCCTCCGGGCCAGGACCGCGGTGGACACCCCGGCCATGATGGAGATGTACCCCACCCGCGGGTGGGCGATCTCCGGGGCCAGCTGGGGGAAGTCCCGCGGCTGGACCGCAAGGAGGACCCGCTCCGCCTGGGGGAGGGCCTCGAGGGACAGGGGCTGGATGCCGAAGGCCTCCGCCAGCTCCTGGGCCCGCCCCGGCGTGCGCCCCACCACCCCTACCTCCTCAGGGCGCAGGAAGCCCCCGCTCAAGGCCCCCCGCAGGATGCTCCGGCCCATCTTGCCCAGGCCCAGGAAGACCAGCTTCATGCCTTAGAGTCTACCTTCCGTAGGCGCAGGTAATAAAACCCGTCCAGGCCCTCCCGGGGGGCCACGTAGACCCCAAGCCCCTCCCGGAGCACCGGCAAAGGGCAGGCGAAGGGCTCGGGGCGGAACCCCGGATGCCCCGCCAAAAAGGCCCGGGCCACCCCCTCCCCCTCCTCCTCGGTAAGGGAGCAGACGGCGTAGACCAGAAGCCCCCCCTCCTCTGTGGCCCGGGCAGCGGTCTCCAGAAGCCTCATCTGGAGCTCGGCCATGGCCTTGGGGTCCCCTGGGCGGAGGCGGTAGCGGAGCTCGGGGTGGGTGCGAAGGGTGCCCGTGCCGGTGCAGGGGGCGTCCAGGAGCACCTTCCTGGCCCTCTCCTCGATGGGTTCCCTGAGGTCTTGGGTGCGGTAGGTGACCCTAAGCCCAAGCCTCTCCGCCGTCCTGGCGCCCGCCTCCTGGCGCCTTCGGTTCAGGTCGTAGGAGACCACCTCCGCCCCCTTGGCTGAGAGGTAAAAGGCCTTGAGCCCCGCCCCTCCGCAGAGGTCCAGGACCTTCTCCCCAGGCTCGGGCGCAAGCAGTTGGGCGGGGAAGAGGGAGGCCGGGTTCTGGGGCTGGAGGCCCAGGGCAGGGAAATCGGTCTTGGGGCCCTCCCAGACGTAGCTCCCCGGGACAGGGCCCGGCCTGAGGCCCACGGGGCGGTAGGCGGTGACGAAGAGGGGAGCAGGCTCGTTGAAGCCCTCGGCGAAGCCCACCTCCCCGAAAAAGCCCCGCCAAGCCTCGCAGAGCCAGTCGGGCAGGGAAAGGCGCACGCACTCCGGGGCTTCCCGAGGATGGAGGCGGCGGAGCACAGCGTTCACCAGGCCCGCCAGGGCGGGGTGGCGGCCCTTGGCCTCCTCCACCCAGGGGCTTACCCGGGCGTGGCCCGGCTTCCCGGAAAGCCACTCCAAAGCCCCTAGGCGCAGGATCCAGCGCACCTCCTTGGGCAGCCGCTCCGGGGCCTTCAGGTGGGGCTCCAGGAGGAAGTCCAGAAGCCTGAGCCGCCGGAGGACCCCGTAGACCAGGTGGGTGGCGTAGGCCTTGTCCCGCTGGGAAAAGCCCGACCGGTCCAGGGCCCGGTCCAGGAGGAGCTGGGCCCGGCCCCCGCGCTCCACCTCCAGGAGGATCCCGAGGGCCAGGTCCCTAGGGGATGCGGCCCTCAAGACTCCAGGGGGTGGGCCCTGATGCTGAACTTAAGGGCGGTCCGCTCCTCGTTCTCCAGGTCCAGCTTGACGAAGGCGGGCTTGACCACCAGGTCCAGGTTGTCGGGGGCGATGTAGCCCCGGGCGATGGCGATGGCCTTCACCGCCTGGTTCACCGCCTGGGGCCCGATGGCCTGGACCTCCACCTCGCCCTTGGTGCGCAGAAGCGCCGCAATGGCGCCAGCCACGGAGTTGGGGCGGGACTTGGAAGAGACGCGCAACGTTTCCACTTTGACCTCCTGAGAACCCCTGGGCCACCCCGCTTGGGAAGCCTTGGGCGGCTTGGGTCCATGCTAGGGCAGGAGGGGCCTCCTTGGCAACTAGGCGGCCAAAACCCGCTCCTCCAGGCCCTTGAGGAGGTTTTCCACGTTCTCCTGCATCAGCTTCTGCACCAGCTTCTGCAGCAGTCCCCCGAAGATGGGGATGGTGAGCTCGTAGGTGAGGGTGAGGACCACCCGGGTGCCCTCCCCCTCGGGCAGGAAGGCCCAGGTGCCCTCGTAGCGGTCAAAGTCCCCCTCGGGGGAGTGGAAGCGGTTCCTCAGGTTCTCGTCATCCCACTCCTCCTCCTCCAGCCAACGCACCTTCCTGCCCATGGCCATCGCCACCCACTCGCTCTTGGTGCGGTCGCCCTCCCGGGAGAGGACCCTTAGGCTCTCCACCTCCTTGAGGTAGGGCTTGAGGCCCTCGAGGTCCTTGGCCAGGGCGTAGACCTTCTCCGGGGGTGCTGGGATGTACCGCTCGGCGCGCACCTCGGGCATGGGCCCTTTTTACCCCCTTTCCTCCTCCTTGGCAAGGCGGTGGGCCTCGAGGGCCGCGGAGAGGGGAAAGCCCCACCCCTAG
The genomic region above belongs to Thermus sediminis and contains:
- a CDS encoding M50 family metallopeptidase; amino-acid sequence: MSLIWFLIIIGVSIFVHELGHYLAARAQGVRVKAFSVGFGPVLFRRSAWGTEWRLSAIPLGGYADIEGLLPEERGRGYDALPFLGKLLVLVAGVAMNVVLAWGLLAYLFSAQGVPEATGRAVILEVLPGSVAEGAGLRPGDILLAVDGKPLERPQEIERLKVPGLRTFTVLREGQEVALELNWQAGMERLGVVYQPEVTFRETSFLSGLALAVGRTLAFGPELVRALVGGLLGVLAGREDSGVIGPVGIVAETGRAAQEGIFRLLELTVAINLSLALFNLLPIPALDGGRILLLFLSRLFRIRPEQEALVHYLGFLFLIFLVLLVTLQDLRRLLGG
- a CDS encoding glycosyltransferase family 2 protein is translated as MEATVLIPAYNEESTIAGVVRVAKEAGFPVVVADDGSLDRTAEEAEKAQAQVIRLPGNRGKGGAIAEGLKAVRTPLVLLLDADLLGLRAEHLQALVLPVARGEAEMAVGVFRGGRPSTDLAMRFAPFLSGQRALRTEDLRGVPGLERARYDLELLLTRHARARGWRVRYLPLSGVSQVMKEEKRGFLRGFLHRLRMYGELLRYRLKAR
- the proC gene encoding pyrroline-5-carboxylate reductase, yielding MKLVFLGLGKMGRSILRGALSGGFLRPEEVGVVGRTPGRAQELAEAFGIQPLSLEALPQAERVLLAVQPRDFPQLAPEIAHPRVGYISIMAGVSTAVLARRLSTRRVVRAMPNLAAAIGESSTALTAPREAKEAGDLDFARALFATVGGVYEIPEHLFDPFTAMSASAPAYLALVAEALADAGVKMGMPRGLALRLAAEAMAATGELLKGRHPAELKDEVASPGGTTIHGLHALEARALRAAFYEAVEAATRRGHELGEAE
- a CDS encoding RsmB/NOP family class I SAM-dependent RNA methyltransferase, translating into MRAASPRDLALGILLEVERGGRAQLLLDRALDRSGFSQRDKAYATHLVYGVLRRLRLLDFLLEPHLKAPERLPKEVRWILRLGALEWLSGKPGHARVSPWVEEAKGRHPALAGLVNAVLRRLHPREAPECVRLSLPDWLCEAWRGFFGEVGFAEGFNEPAPLFVTAYRPVGLRPGPVPGSYVWEGPKTDFPALGLQPQNPASLFPAQLLAPEPGEKVLDLCGGAGLKAFYLSAKGAEVVSYDLNRRRQEAGARTAERLGLRVTYRTQDLREPIEERARKVLLDAPCTGTGTLRTHPELRYRLRPGDPKAMAELQMRLLETAARATEEGGLLVYAVCSLTEEEGEGVARAFLAGHPGFRPEPFACPLPVLREGLGVYVAPREGLDGFYYLRLRKVDSKA
- a CDS encoding stage V sporulation protein S, whose amino-acid sequence is METLRVSSKSRPNSVAGAIAALLRTKGEVEVQAIGPQAVNQAVKAIAIARGYIAPDNLDLVVKPAFVKLDLENEERTALKFSIRAHPLES
- a CDS encoding type II toxin-antitoxin system RatA family toxin, which produces MPEVRAERYIPAPPEKVYALAKDLEGLKPYLKEVESLRVLSREGDRTKSEWVAMAMGRKVRWLEEEEWDDENLRNRFHSPEGDFDRYEGTWAFLPEGEGTRVVLTLTYELTIPIFGGLLQKLVQKLMQENVENLLKGLEERVLAA